A single Xenopus laevis strain J_2021 chromosome 3S, Xenopus_laevis_v10.1, whole genome shotgun sequence DNA region contains:
- the s1pr5.S gene encoding sphingosine 1-phosphate receptor 1, with the protein MDLLQPSNRLVRLYREYQNNEVISLHYNFTGKLNTSRYKGGLKAEAVFFLVVCVFIVLENLIVLLALWRNKKFHSPMFYLLGNLTLSDLLAGVAYMVNILMSGANTLRLTPALWFVREGGVFITLTASIFSLLAIAIERHITMVRMKHYSGDKKGRMALLIAAAWLVSILLGVLPILGWNCISNLQSCSTILPLYSKNYLLVCISIFLAILISIVVLYLRIYRIVKVNSQRLGTLRKGTLKKSQKYMALLKTVTIVVGTFIMCWLPLFVLFLFDVSCEVNACSILLKADYFLGLAMINSFLNPIIYTLTSRDIRRAILKLVFCLCLSSDEGEGSRRLWFLPVIEGSTSKSEKSSHKHEALETTVSSGNGTPTPVKYLMPKNLDY; encoded by the coding sequence ATGGATCTTCTGCAGCCCTCCAATAGACTGGTGCGGTTATACAGAGAGTACCAGAACAATGAAGTCATCTCTCTGCACTATAACTTCACCGGGAAGCTCAACACCAGTAGGTACAAGGGTGGACTAAAGGCCGAGGCAGTATTCTTTTTGGTAGTTTGTGTCTTCATTGTCTTGGAGAACCTCATCGTGCTCTTGGCCCTCTGGCGCAACAAGAAATTTCATTCCCCCATGTTTTATCTCCTGGGGAACCTGACGCTGTCGGACCTTCTGGCTGGTGTGGCATACATGGTCAACATTCTGATGTCTGGTGCCAACACGTTGCGCCTTACTCCTGCCTTGTGGTTTGTTAGGGAGGGAGGCGTCTTTATCACATTAACTGCCTCAATATTTAGCCTTCTGGCGATTGCGATAGAACGTCACATTACTATGGTTCGGATGAAACACTACAGCGGGGACAAGAAGGGTCGCATGGCCTTGCTCATTGCAGCGGCTTGGCTTGTCTCAATCCTATTAGGGGTGTTGCCAATACTGGGTTGGAACTGCATCAGCAACCTCCAGTCTTGCTCAACCATTCTACCTTTGTACTCAAAGAACTATCTTCTAGTCTGCATAAGCATCTTCCTGGCCATTCTCATATCCATCGTGGTGCTCTATCTCCGAATATACAGAATTGTCAAGGTCAACAGCCAGCGCCTTGGCACCCTCCGTAAGGGGACcctgaaaaagtcccaaaagtaCATGGCCCTGCTGAAAACTGTCACCATTGTTGTGGGAACTTTTATTATGTGCTGGCTTCCTCTCTTTGTTCTTTTTCTGTTTGACGTATCATGTGAGGTCAATGCCTGCTCTATTCTCTTAAAGGCAGACTACTTCCTTGGCCTGGCCATGATCAACTCTTTCCTGAACCCAATTATCTACACGCTCACCAGCCGTGATATCAGGAGGGCGATCCTTAAACTGGTTTTCTGTCTATGCCTATCATCTGATGAAGGAGAGGGCAGCCGCAGGCTTTGGTTCCTTCCAGTAATAGAGGGAAGCACAAGCAAATCTGAGAAGTCTTCCCACAAACATGAAGCTCTAGAAACCACTGTATCATCGGGAAATGGGACCCCCACCCCAGTGAAGTATCTTATgcccaaaaatttggattactga